Proteins encoded within one genomic window of Propionispora vibrioides:
- a CDS encoding alpha-ketoacid dehydrogenase subunit beta: MAVITYKEAVRQAMQEEMRRDETVFLMGEDVGIYGGAFGVSLGMLDEFGEERVRDTPISEAAISGAAAGAAVTGMRPIAEIMFSDFITIAMDSLVNQAAKMRYMFGGKAKVPMVLRLPGGSGTGAAAQHSQSLENWLVHVPGLKVVMATTPYDVKGLLKTAVRDDNPVVFIETKTCYNRKGEVPEGEYTIPFGVADVKRQGKDVTILATGIMVHRSLEAAELLAKEGIDVEVIDPRTLVPFDKETLVKSVIKTGKLIIVHEACKRGGFGGEVAAEIMDSEAFDYLDAPIKRVAGKNVPIPYCMELEKSAVPQVDDIVKAVREIV, translated from the coding sequence ATGGCAGTAATCACATATAAAGAGGCTGTAAGACAGGCCATGCAGGAAGAAATGCGCCGTGACGAGACGGTCTTTCTGATGGGCGAGGACGTGGGCATTTATGGCGGCGCCTTCGGTGTGTCGCTGGGTATGCTGGATGAATTTGGCGAGGAGCGTGTGCGGGATACGCCGATTTCGGAAGCGGCTATTTCCGGTGCGGCTGCCGGCGCTGCCGTCACAGGCATGCGGCCGATTGCCGAAATCATGTTCAGTGATTTTATTACGATTGCGATGGATTCCTTGGTTAACCAGGCGGCCAAAATGAGATATATGTTTGGCGGCAAGGCCAAAGTTCCCATGGTGCTTCGTCTGCCGGGCGGTTCGGGAACCGGTGCGGCAGCACAGCATTCGCAGAGCCTGGAAAACTGGCTGGTTCATGTGCCGGGCTTAAAGGTGGTCATGGCCACGACTCCTTATGATGTAAAAGGCTTGCTCAAAACCGCTGTCCGCGACGACAATCCGGTCGTATTCATTGAAACCAAAACCTGTTATAACCGCAAAGGCGAGGTGCCGGAAGGCGAATATACCATTCCCTTCGGTGTAGCCGACGTAAAACGGCAGGGCAAGGATGTAACCATTCTGGCCACCGGCATTATGGTGCACCGTTCGCTGGAAGCGGCCGAGCTGCTGGCTAAAGAAGGCATTGACGTAGAGGTCATTGATCCGCGCACCCTGGTGCCGTTCGATAAAGAAACATTGGTTAAATCGGTGATTAAAACAGGCAAACTGATCATTGTTCATGAAGCTTGCAAACGCGGCGGTTTCGGCGGGGAAGTAGCCGCTGAAATTATGGACAGCGAAGCTTTTGATTATCTGGATGCACCGATCAAACGGGTAGCCGGTAAAAACGTGCCTATTCCGTACTGCATGGAGCTGGAAAAAAGCGCGGTACCGCAGGTCGACGATATTGTAAAAGCCGTCCGGGAAATTGTATAA
- a CDS encoding thiamine pyrophosphate-dependent dehydrogenase E1 component subunit alpha, protein MKVEKETLLKWYKKMLHTRFFESQVDAFFAKGMIHGTTHLSIGQEAFAIGSTGALREDDLITSTHRGHGECIGKDADVNLMMAELMGKSNGYCKGKGGSMHIADLEKGNLGANGVVGGGFAIAAGAAMTQQMKKTGKVVLCYFGDGASNEGSFHEALNLASIWKLPVVFMCTNNKYGMSMSTERSMNVETVASRAAAYGMPGVTVPGNDVLKVYEATLEAVERARRGEGPSIVEGLTYRWLGHSKSDANRYRTKEEIEEWKTKCPIKAFEKYLMENKVATREELDVITAAAKEDIAQAVAFAQAGSYPGIETLEEDVYA, encoded by the coding sequence ATGAAAGTAGAGAAAGAGACTTTGTTAAAATGGTACAAAAAAATGCTGCATACGCGTTTTTTTGAATCCCAGGTAGACGCGTTTTTTGCCAAAGGCATGATTCATGGTACGACGCACTTGTCTATCGGCCAGGAGGCCTTTGCCATCGGTTCCACCGGGGCGTTGCGCGAGGATGATTTGATTACCAGCACCCACCGTGGTCATGGTGAGTGTATCGGGAAAGATGCTGATGTGAATTTAATGATGGCTGAGCTGATGGGTAAATCCAACGGTTACTGCAAGGGTAAAGGCGGCTCCATGCATATTGCCGACCTGGAAAAAGGCAATCTGGGGGCTAATGGTGTCGTTGGCGGCGGTTTTGCTATTGCAGCCGGCGCGGCGATGACTCAGCAAATGAAAAAGACCGGCAAGGTAGTGCTTTGTTACTTCGGTGATGGCGCCAGCAACGAGGGTTCCTTTCATGAAGCACTGAACCTGGCTTCCATCTGGAAGCTGCCGGTTGTCTTTATGTGCACTAATAATAAATATGGCATGTCTATGTCCACTGAACGAAGCATGAATGTGGAAACCGTAGCCAGCCGGGCCGCTGCCTATGGTATGCCGGGTGTCACCGTACCGGGCAATGATGTATTGAAAGTATATGAAGCCACTTTGGAAGCGGTGGAACGGGCCAGAAGAGGCGAAGGACCGTCGATTGTGGAAGGTCTTACCTATCGTTGGCTGGGCCATTCCAAGAGTGATGCCAACCGGTATCGCACGAAAGAAGAGATTGAAGAATGGAAAACCAAGTGCCCCATCAAGGCTTTTGAAAAATACTTAATGGAAAACAAAGTGGCTACCAGAGAAGAACTGGATGTTATAACCGCCGCGGCAAAAGAAGACATTGCTCAGGCTGTAGCATTTGCTCAGGCCGGTTCCTATCCCGGTATTGAAACGTTAGAAGAAGACGTATACGCGTAA
- a CDS encoding sugar-binding transcriptional regulator, with protein MDSSMEKSLLTRIAWMYYVQDMTQGEIAAKLNFSRTKITRCLAKAKNTGIVEIHIASEYRACLDTEQALKDRFPFLETVVVPAGNSDAVTKEGAGKACAGYLENILTDGDVVGIAWGSSLYEVGKFLGLKKPLNITVVQLMGGLNSSEIINPEEIVKQIARRLHASGVWLNTPAMMDTPEIKKALLSDEGVKRVLTKATSCTKALFGVGDVSDDGSLVISNALTVTEMAKLRDMGAAGNLLGWFYDVNGNPIHSFVSDRVISVPFEDIKRIPHKICLATGCNKAVAILGAIRGGCMNTLVTDEVTAQEVLRLARQ; from the coding sequence ATGGACAGTAGTATGGAAAAGTCTTTGCTAACCAGAATTGCCTGGATGTATTATGTGCAGGATATGACGCAGGGAGAAATTGCGGCAAAGCTGAACTTCTCCCGAACCAAGATCACTCGTTGCCTGGCCAAGGCAAAGAATACGGGCATTGTTGAAATCCATATTGCCTCGGAGTATCGTGCCTGTCTGGACACTGAACAAGCCTTGAAAGACCGGTTCCCCTTTTTGGAAACGGTGGTTGTCCCGGCCGGCAATAGTGATGCCGTCACCAAGGAAGGCGCTGGTAAAGCCTGTGCCGGTTACCTGGAAAATATCCTGACAGATGGTGATGTTGTAGGTATTGCCTGGGGGTCTTCCCTGTATGAAGTGGGGAAATTCCTGGGGCTGAAAAAGCCGCTTAATATTACCGTTGTACAACTCATGGGTGGACTCAACAGCAGTGAAATCATCAATCCGGAGGAGATTGTCAAGCAAATAGCCCGCCGGCTGCATGCCAGCGGGGTATGGCTGAACACACCGGCCATGATGGATACGCCGGAAATCAAAAAAGCTCTGCTAAGTGATGAAGGTGTCAAACGGGTTTTGACCAAGGCCACCAGTTGCACCAAAGCGTTGTTTGGTGTTGGCGATGTTAGTGATGACGGTTCGCTGGTTATCAGTAATGCGCTGACCGTAACCGAGATGGCAAAATTGCGGGATATGGGTGCGGCCGGCAATCTGCTGGGCTGGTTTTATGATGTCAACGGCAATCCGATCCATTCCTTTGTCAGTGACAGGGTGATATCCGTACCGTTTGAGGATATTAAACGGATTCCCCACAAAATCTGTCTGGCTACAGGCTGTAATAAGGCTGTGGCAATTTTGGGAGCCATTCGCGGCGGCTGCATGAATACGCTGGTCACCGATGAAGTGACGGCCCAGGAAGTATTGCGGCTGGCTCGGCAGTAA
- a CDS encoding NADH-quinone oxidoreductase subunit N, translating to MNFSLIVPELLTACLAMFLVVLDLLLPGKETRRSLGYLAVFGLLGILAVLLGQQEASGAFYVNLYTVDGYAVFLKALFLLAVALTLLFSFDLIERLPRYSGEFYALIVFSVLGMMLMASANDLITLIVGMGVMNISFYILVGYHFRDMRSSEAGAKYLILSAASTAVLLYGASLVYGYTGSVQFVKIFQAVDPSPAMLGGMAMLVIGLGFKIAAVPFHMWSPDIYEGAPLPVTALLAMCSKVAAFAVLLRLLIQALPALADGWVAIAALLAVLSMIAGNVIAMNQHNIKRLLAYSSIAQAGYLLCGLVAADQAGVKGILFYSLLYVFANVGAFAVITVVKLHSGSEDMAAFAGLSQKSPFLAVVMTVSLLSMAGIPPMAGFAGKLYLFLAVVERGYLWLALLGFVMSMISVYYYLLVAKVMYWGEPADGRRLEVGSSLKWAAALSLIATLLLGVYPGPLADAAAWAAASLF from the coding sequence ATGAATTTTTCTCTAATCGTACCTGAGCTATTAACGGCTTGTCTGGCGATGTTTCTGGTGGTGCTTGATTTGTTGCTGCCGGGGAAGGAAACCCGTCGCAGTCTTGGCTATTTGGCTGTATTTGGATTGCTTGGCATTCTGGCGGTTTTGCTGGGTCAGCAGGAAGCAAGCGGCGCCTTTTACGTCAATTTGTATACCGTCGACGGTTATGCCGTATTTCTAAAGGCGCTATTCTTACTTGCCGTGGCTTTGACGCTGCTCTTTTCCTTTGACCTGATCGAGCGTCTGCCTCGCTATAGCGGTGAATTTTACGCCCTGATCGTGTTCAGCGTATTGGGAATGATGCTGATGGCTTCGGCCAATGACCTGATTACCCTGATTGTCGGGATGGGAGTCATGAATATCAGCTTTTACATTCTGGTGGGTTACCATTTCCGGGATATGCGCTCCAGTGAAGCGGGCGCCAAGTATCTGATCTTAAGCGCCGCTTCGACGGCGGTGCTCTTATACGGCGCCAGTCTGGTCTATGGCTATACCGGCAGTGTCCAGTTTGTCAAAATCTTTCAGGCTGTAGACCCGTCACCGGCCATGCTGGGCGGTATGGCCATGCTGGTTATCGGTCTGGGCTTTAAAATCGCCGCCGTGCCTTTTCATATGTGGTCGCCGGATATTTACGAAGGGGCGCCGCTGCCGGTGACGGCACTCTTGGCCATGTGCTCCAAAGTGGCTGCCTTTGCCGTCTTGCTGCGTCTGCTCATCCAGGCATTACCGGCGCTGGCTGACGGCTGGGTGGCGATTGCTGCTCTGTTGGCCGTACTGAGTATGATTGCCGGCAATGTGATCGCCATGAACCAACACAATATCAAACGGCTGCTGGCCTATTCCTCCATTGCCCAGGCCGGCTATCTGCTGTGTGGCCTGGTGGCAGCCGATCAGGCCGGCGTCAAGGGAATACTCTTTTATAGCCTGCTCTACGTGTTTGCCAATGTGGGCGCCTTTGCCGTCATTACGGTAGTTAAGCTCCATTCGGGTTCGGAGGATATGGCGGCTTTTGCCGGGCTAAGTCAGAAATCGCCGTTTCTGGCGGTGGTAATGACCGTTTCGTTGCTGTCGATGGCCGGCATTCCGCCGATGGCGGGGTTTGCCGGAAAGCTATACCTGTTTCTGGCTGTCGTCGAACGGGGCTATCTGTGGCTGGCCTTGCTGGGCTTTGTTATGTCGATGATCTCGGTATATTACTATCTACTGGTTGCCAAGGTTATGTACTGGGGAGAGCCCGCTGACGGGAGACGTCTGGAGGTTGGTTCTTCACTTAAATGGGCGGCGGCCCTCAGTCTGATTGCAACCCTGCTGCTCGGTGTGTACCCCGGCCCATTAGCCGACGCGGCAGCTTGGGCGGCGGCCAGTTTGTTTTAG
- a CDS encoding complex I subunit 4 family protein: MNEFPILTTILLLPILGALLLSCLPPLAEKAIKVVAAVIMGAVAVLAVYAYGAYDFAVGGMQFTQNIPWIADLGVNYAVGVDGMSLPFLLLTALIGFSAVFASWNLEQRPKEFFVLLLILLAGVTGTFIVRDLFIFLLFYELVVIPIYIMVIIWGSTKRVSKEYAGMKLTIYLLIGSAFMLVGVVALYLNAFPAGARTFSMELLAQAHQLGHLSEEFQIFTFFLLLLGFGSLLSMWPFHSWSPDGYAGAPTAVSMIHAGVLKKIGGYGLIRIGLLVLPLGLKFWAPLIAGLAVVNVLYAAFIALAQKDLKYVVGYSSVSHMGYVLIGIAALNGTGISGAIANMFAHGIMSALFFAMIGYVYEKTHIREMDGLGGLAHQMPRVATGFMLAGMASLGLPGLIGFVPEFTIFVGSFGRYPVCAVLAIAGIVFTALYVLRLLANVLFGPRRPEFDRYRDARGAELVPLFVLGAVLVAFGLFPNLLMQKISSEVSTMLPLLASLQDAPALWGVIWR, from the coding sequence ATGAATGAGTTTCCCATACTGACAACGATTTTACTGCTGCCCATCCTTGGCGCTTTGCTGCTGTCCTGCCTGCCGCCGTTGGCGGAAAAAGCCATTAAAGTGGTTGCTGCGGTGATTATGGGGGCTGTGGCCGTATTGGCTGTCTATGCCTATGGGGCGTATGATTTTGCTGTTGGCGGCATGCAATTTACCCAAAACATTCCCTGGATTGCCGATCTCGGTGTCAACTATGCCGTAGGTGTGGATGGTATGTCGCTGCCGTTTTTGCTGCTGACCGCCCTGATCGGGTTTTCCGCCGTTTTTGCCTCCTGGAATCTGGAACAGCGGCCTAAGGAATTTTTTGTTCTGCTGCTGATTTTGCTGGCCGGTGTAACCGGTACGTTCATTGTCCGGGATTTATTCATCTTTCTCCTGTTTTATGAACTGGTGGTCATTCCGATCTACATTATGGTCATTATCTGGGGCTCCACCAAGCGGGTCAGCAAAGAATACGCCGGGATGAAGCTGACGATTTACCTGTTGATTGGCTCGGCGTTCATGCTGGTCGGAGTGGTGGCTCTCTATCTAAACGCCTTTCCGGCCGGGGCGCGCACCTTTAGCATGGAGCTATTAGCCCAGGCCCACCAACTGGGGCATTTGTCGGAGGAGTTTCAGATTTTTACCTTTTTCCTGTTGCTCCTGGGTTTTGGTTCGCTGCTCTCCATGTGGCCCTTCCACAGTTGGTCGCCTGACGGCTATGCCGGGGCGCCAACGGCAGTGTCGATGATTCACGCCGGCGTGTTGAAAAAGATCGGCGGCTATGGCTTAATCCGCATCGGCCTCCTGGTACTGCCGCTGGGCTTGAAGTTCTGGGCGCCGCTGATTGCCGGTCTGGCGGTGGTCAATGTTCTCTATGCCGCCTTTATCGCTCTGGCGCAGAAGGATTTGAAATATGTTGTCGGCTATTCTTCGGTATCCCATATGGGCTATGTCTTAATCGGCATTGCGGCGTTAAACGGCACCGGTATTAGCGGCGCCATCGCCAACATGTTTGCCCATGGTATCATGAGTGCCCTGTTTTTTGCCATGATCGGCTATGTCTATGAGAAGACCCATATTCGGGAAATGGATGGTCTGGGCGGTTTGGCCCATCAGATGCCTCGGGTGGCTACCGGCTTTATGCTGGCTGGCATGGCCTCGTTGGGCTTGCCCGGTCTGATTGGCTTTGTGCCGGAGTTTACCATTTTTGTCGGAAGTTTCGGCCGATATCCGGTATGTGCCGTACTGGCTATTGCAGGTATTGTCTTTACCGCGCTTTATGTGCTCAGGCTGTTGGCCAATGTACTGTTTGGTCCGCGGCGGCCCGAATTTGACCGGTACCGGGACGCCCGCGGCGCGGAATTGGTGCCGCTCTTCGTCCTGGGGGCCGTGTTGGTAGCCTTTGGCCTCTTCCCGAACCTGTTGATGCAAAAAATAAGCAGTGAAGTTTCGACGATGCTGCCACTCTTGGCAAGCCTTCAAGATGCGCCTGCACTATGGGGAGTGATCTGGCGATGA
- the nuoL gene encoding NADH-quinone oxidoreductase subunit L encodes MMSSYALAHAWLIPLLPAIAFLLGGTLLRRIPYAAAWTAIIASTGSLLLALGVAGGMADGRITMAQPLIYKASWFSVPGLSADMGVYLDPLTAMMLCVVTLVSLLVQIYSLGYMAGDPGFARFYSFLSLFAASMLGLVIAANFIQMYVFWELVGLCSYLLIGYYFHKVSAREAAKKAFMTTRIGDFGLLLGILLLQLIFGTLDFAKLGLAIPAYVAQEGSALLTVVALLIFIGPVGKSGQFPLHVWLPDAMEGPTPVSALIHAATMVVAGVYLIARAYVLFHTLPAALTVIAWVGAFTALFAAVIAVTQREMKRILAYSTISQLGYMMLALGVGSLTASMFHLMTHAFFKALMFLAAGSVLHALHDTADIFKMGGLRRQMPFTFAAMAVGVIAIAGIPPFAGFYSKDEILAAAYAVSTPLYLIAVVTAFLTAFYMARLLFVAFFGEPKPENHAHESGPAMLLPLLVLGTLSVIGGYLGHAAGFGHWIYFGEAHTAPVNWLVAGTSMLVAVVAIALAWSIYGAGVIKPYQVRDRLELLYQLSYHKFYIDEAYAWLNRHIVNGFGRLLAWVDIHLVDGLVNLLASTVRASGAVLRRTETGQLQHYALVFFGAALVILLWITYAGHSLAMAWIGGGVR; translated from the coding sequence ATGATGAGTAGCTATGCGTTGGCCCATGCCTGGCTGATACCGCTGTTGCCGGCCATTGCTTTCCTGCTTGGCGGGACCTTGCTGCGCCGTATCCCCTATGCTGCCGCTTGGACTGCCATTATTGCCAGTACCGGCAGTCTGCTGCTGGCGCTGGGGGTGGCCGGCGGGATGGCCGATGGCCGGATTACTATGGCGCAGCCGCTTATCTATAAGGCTTCGTGGTTTTCGGTGCCTGGCTTGTCGGCCGATATGGGGGTATATCTGGACCCGCTGACGGCCATGATGCTCTGTGTGGTGACATTGGTGTCGCTGCTGGTGCAGATCTATTCACTAGGCTATATGGCCGGTGATCCCGGCTTTGCCCGGTTTTATTCTTTCCTGTCTTTATTTGCCGCCTCCATGCTGGGGCTGGTGATTGCCGCTAATTTTATCCAGATGTATGTCTTCTGGGAACTGGTGGGCTTATGCTCTTACCTCTTGATTGGCTATTATTTTCATAAGGTTTCCGCCCGGGAGGCGGCCAAGAAGGCCTTTATGACCACGCGAATCGGCGATTTCGGTCTGTTGCTCGGCATATTGCTACTGCAGCTTATCTTCGGGACGCTGGACTTTGCCAAACTGGGGCTGGCCATTCCCGCTTATGTGGCGCAGGAAGGGAGCGCACTGTTAACGGTGGTGGCCCTCCTGATCTTTATCGGGCCTGTCGGCAAATCCGGTCAGTTTCCGCTCCATGTCTGGCTGCCTGATGCCATGGAAGGGCCGACGCCTGTGTCCGCTCTCATTCATGCGGCCACTATGGTGGTGGCCGGGGTGTATCTGATTGCCCGTGCCTATGTGCTGTTTCACACCTTGCCGGCGGCGCTGACAGTGATTGCCTGGGTCGGTGCGTTTACCGCCCTGTTTGCCGCCGTCATTGCCGTGACACAGCGGGAAATGAAGCGAATACTGGCTTATTCGACCATCAGTCAGCTCGGCTATATGATGCTGGCCCTTGGGGTAGGCAGTCTGACGGCCTCCATGTTTCATCTGATGACCCATGCTTTTTTCAAAGCACTGATGTTTCTGGCGGCCGGTTCGGTGCTGCATGCGCTGCACGATACGGCGGATATTTTCAAAATGGGAGGCCTGCGGCGTCAGATGCCGTTCACCTTTGCCGCAATGGCTGTCGGGGTGATCGCTATTGCCGGTATTCCGCCTTTTGCCGGCTTTTATTCCAAGGATGAAATTTTGGCGGCCGCCTATGCTGTCAGTACACCGCTTTACTTGATTGCGGTGGTGACCGCTTTCCTGACCGCCTTCTACATGGCCCGGCTGTTATTTGTCGCCTTTTTCGGCGAACCAAAACCGGAAAATCATGCACATGAGTCGGGGCCGGCCATGTTGCTGCCCTTGCTGGTGCTTGGTACTTTGTCTGTCATAGGTGGTTATCTGGGACATGCGGCCGGCTTTGGCCACTGGATTTATTTCGGCGAAGCCCATACGGCGCCGGTCAATTGGCTGGTAGCCGGCACATCGATGCTGGTGGCTGTGGTTGCCATCGCGCTGGCCTGGAGCATCTACGGGGCTGGTGTGATCAAACCCTATCAGGTGCGGGACCGGCTGGAACTGTTATATCAGTTGAGTTATCATAAATTTTATATCGACGAAGCCTATGCCTGGCTGAACCGGCACATTGTTAACGGTTTTGGCCGGTTGCTGGCCTGGGTCGACATTCATCTGGTCGACGGACTGGTCAATCTGCTTGCCTCGACCGTCCGGGCGAGTGGCGCCGTGCTGCGGCGTACCGAAACCGGTCAATTGCAGCACTACGCCCTGGTCTTTTTTGGCGCTGCCCTGGTTATCCTGTTATGGATTACTTACGCGGGCCACTCGCTGGCTATGGCCTGGATTGGAGGGGGAGTACGATGA
- the nuoK gene encoding NADH-quinone oxidoreductase subunit NuoK, which translates to MIGLEHFLAVGALLFGIGLYGLLSKRNVIALLMSIELMLNAVNINLIAFARFVAPDRPDGQVFAIFNIALAAAEVAVGLALVFRIYRDRAGIDATKLNGMKW; encoded by the coding sequence ATGATTGGACTGGAACATTTTCTGGCTGTCGGCGCGCTGCTGTTCGGCATCGGTCTGTACGGCTTATTGAGCAAGCGAAATGTAATTGCCTTATTGATGAGTATTGAACTGATGCTGAACGCCGTCAATATCAACCTGATTGCCTTTGCGCGGTTTGTGGCTCCCGATCGTCCCGACGGACAGGTGTTTGCTATTTTCAATATAGCCCTGGCGGCAGCGGAAGTAGCTGTCGGGCTGGCGCTGGTATTTCGCATTTACCGGGACCGTGCCGGTATTGACGCAACTAAATTAAACGGGATGAAGTGGTAG